AAAGCAGAATTAGAGGCAATGCCCGATACCTCACGTAGAATACCATTGCTGAAGCCGGCTCCCACACTGGTCAGTACGACGAGCATGAAGATACCCCAAAATACACCGAAGGCTGTGGCCAGACTGCGTCTGCGATTGCTGTAGATCGTATGCCAGATCTCTATCCAGCGATCTCTATCGAAAAATCTCATAGTCTCCTTTCTCCTCCTTCGTTTAGTTTCTCATCGCCTCCACCGCGGGGATTCGTACGGCTTTGCGGGCGGGTTGGTATCCTGCTATGGCACCGCTTACTACCATGACTATCAGAGCTAATAGGGCAGTGCTCAGGTCGATGCTCGGATCGCGGAAGAGTGTCAGCGTTATTCCTTCTACCTGTCTGCTCCCGACACCGGTGGTCTGTACCCAATGCGATACGAACTCCATCAGACCAACGCCGGCCACCAAGCCTATCAGTCCGGAAAACAGTGTGACCACTACCGCCTCTGTCAGAATCATGTTGATGATAGCCCTTGGCTTGGCTCCCAGTGCTTTGCGAATGCCTATTTCGCGCTGTCTTTCATTGACGGTCACTTGCATGATATTGGCCACTCCGATAATTCCGATGACAAGGGTGCTCAACCCGATAATCCAAAGAAAAACATCCATGCCATTGAATATCTTGTCCATCATTTTCATGTCCGTCACCGGTGCATCGACATAGGGCACTTCCATATCGGTAGGATCATAGCCCTTGCGGAAGGCCAGTTGGCGATTGAGCAGTACTTTGAGTCTCTCCACGTCCTCCTCGGTTCGCACCGACGGGCAGTTCATGAACAGCGTGCAGTCCAGACTGAACCCTTTGGCAAAAACACCTGAATAGGTGGCGAAAGGAATATAATTGGGGCTGAATTGCCCCTGTTCGCCTTTGCAGACGCCTACGACGAGGAACGGGATTTGGGACAGATTTACGTATTTCCCTATGGGCGAAATGCTTTCCCCGAATAAGACATCAGCCGTCTGCTCGCACAGGACTATTACTTTTCTCTTCATGGCATCGTCCGATGTGGAAAGGAAACGTCCTTCGATCAGATGCGTCTTGACCATATTGCCGTATTCTCCGGATACGGCTTTCGTAGGAGTCGAGTGTGTTCGATCCTCGTACTGTACGTCGTAGCTCCACTGGTTGGTATAGTATGCCGCACCTTCGATCAGATCGGGATTGAGTTTGACCAGATAGTCGCAGTCAGCAGGTGTCAGCTCTATGTATCTGTCTTTGGGATAGCCTCCGTACTCCTTGCCGGTACGCCATGTGGAGAAGCTGATAGCACTCGTGCCCATACCGAACTGCTCCACATTGTGCCGGATGCCATGCTGGAATCCACGGCCGGCACTCAGCAGCAGTATTAGCAGCAGTACACCCCAGGCTACGGCAAAGCCGGTGAGAGCCGTACGCAGCATATTCTTGCGCAGGGTGGCTCCTAATTCGTGCAAATTGTCTAAGTCGAACATACCGTCTATCGCTCTTTTCAGGTCTTAGGCCCCGATGATGCCGTCTTTGATATGGATAATCCGATCCGTACTGTCGGCTACCGACTGTTCGTGCGTGACGATCACCATAGTGATCCCATCGCGATTGACACTGCGCAGCAGCTCCATCACCTCTACTGTCGTAACGCTGTCGAGTGCTCCCGTAGGCTCGTCCGCCAGAATGACCTGTGGCTTGGCAGCCAAAGCGCGAGCTATGGCAACGCGCTGTTTCTGTCCACCCGAAAGTTCGTTGGGTAGATGATCAGCCCAATCTTCCAGCCCCACCCGTCGGAGGTATTCCATGGCCATCTCATTGCGTTTGCGGCGACTCATGCCCTGATAGTAAAGGGGTAGGGCAACGTTCTCCACTGCATTTTTGAATGAGATCAGATTGAAGCTTTGGAACACGAATCCGATCAGTCTGCCTCGTATCTCCGCCGCTCGGTTCTCGGAGAGATTGCGGATGAGTTCGCCGTGCAGGCGATACTCGCCCTCGTCGTAGGTGTCGAGTACACCGAGGATGTTCAGCAGCGTACTCTTGCCCGATCCGGATGCTCCCATGATAGAGACCATCTCCCCTTTGGCGATGTGCAGATCTATACCCTTGAGCACGTGTAGAGGTTGTGCTCCCGGATAAGTTTTGTGGATGCCTTTGATGTCGATCATTTTATTGCGATTGTTCTTTTATTGTTTGTCTCTCTTCTCCTTGCGCATGATGATGGAAGGAATCAGAAGTCCGAGACCGCCAAAAATCAGCAGACAGATTCCCGAAAGGGTTTCGAATGTGTGGCCGAAGCTCCAGCCGTCAAGATTTTCTATTGCATGTTGGAAAACAAATGTCAGAAAGAAAGCCAGTAGCAGTCCGATGCCCATGCCTACCATCATGAAACCTACTTTGATGCCGAGCCCTTGATTGTCTCGGGTGCTAAAGGAGGAAGTTAACTGTGTTAAGTCTGCATTTCTTTCGG
This genomic stretch from Porphyromonas gingivalis ATCC 33277 harbors:
- a CDS encoding ABC transporter permease, which translates into the protein MFDLDNLHELGATLRKNMLRTALTGFAVAWGVLLLILLLSAGRGFQHGIRHNVEQFGMGTSAISFSTWRTGKEYGGYPKDRYIELTPADCDYLVKLNPDLIEGAAYYTNQWSYDVQYEDRTHSTPTKAVSGEYGNMVKTHLIEGRFLSTSDDAMKRKVIVLCEQTADVLFGESISPIGKYVNLSQIPFLVVGVCKGEQGQFSPNYIPFATYSGVFAKGFSLDCTLFMNCPSVRTEEDVERLKVLLNRQLAFRKGYDPTDMEVPYVDAPVTDMKMMDKIFNGMDVFLWIIGLSTLVIGIIGVANIMQVTVNERQREIGIRKALGAKPRAIINMILTEAVVVTLFSGLIGLVAGVGLMEFVSHWVQTTGVGSRQVEGITLTLFRDPSIDLSTALLALIVMVVSGAIAGYQPARKAVRIPAVEAMRN
- a CDS encoding ABC transporter ATP-binding protein, whose protein sequence is MIDIKGIHKTYPGAQPLHVLKGIDLHIAKGEMVSIMGASGSGKSTLLNILGVLDTYDEGEYRLHGELIRNLSENRAAEIRGRLIGFVFQSFNLISFKNAVENVALPLYYQGMSRRKRNEMAMEYLRRVGLEDWADHLPNELSGGQKQRVAIARALAAKPQVILADEPTGALDSVTTVEVMELLRSVNRDGITMVIVTHEQSVADSTDRIIHIKDGIIGA
- a CDS encoding DUF6249 domain-containing protein, producing MNLESVLVPAVVFYFIFKIFELYVRRGERLRLIEKLDSLPSPERNADLTQLTSSFSTRDNQGLGIKVGFMMVGMGIGLLLAFFLTFVFQHAIENLDGWSFGHTFETLSGICLLIFGGLGLLIPSIIMRKEKRDKQ